Proteins encoded by one window of Bryobacteraceae bacterium:
- a CDS encoding carbon-nitrogen hydrolase family protein, with protein MTPFAIAGVQLNLSAEHDNIGYMRSRLHLLMEIYPWVQMVVFSELAALGPSPRRAQRLPGPAENEFRDMAAQHQVWLIPGTLFEAVGDKIYNTLTVIDPAGQVAGRYRKMFPFRPYELGVDAGEDFLVFDVPDVGRFGVSICYDMWFPETSRTLAAMGAEVILHPSMTATIDRDVELAIARATAAQQQCFVFDINGAGDGGNGRSIIVGPYGDVLHTAGHSEEMIPIEIDVDRVRRSREVGLRGLGQPLKSFRDRGVHFSVYDRHSKLTHAFEQLGPLQKPHRGTRAGLRPVHNDKEAK; from the coding sequence TTGACACCGTTTGCGATCGCGGGCGTACAACTCAATCTCAGCGCGGAGCACGACAACATCGGCTACATGCGGTCTCGCCTCCATCTACTGATGGAGATCTATCCGTGGGTGCAGATGGTGGTGTTCAGCGAACTGGCGGCGCTCGGTCCGTCGCCACGGCGCGCCCAGCGGCTGCCGGGGCCGGCCGAGAACGAGTTCCGCGATATGGCAGCGCAGCATCAGGTGTGGCTAATCCCGGGCACTTTGTTCGAGGCGGTGGGCGACAAGATCTACAACACGCTGACGGTGATCGACCCGGCAGGGCAGGTCGCCGGCCGGTATCGAAAGATGTTCCCGTTCCGGCCCTACGAGCTCGGCGTGGACGCGGGCGAAGACTTCCTCGTGTTCGACGTGCCGGACGTGGGGCGCTTTGGCGTATCGATCTGCTACGACATGTGGTTCCCGGAGACTTCGCGCACGCTGGCGGCGATGGGCGCTGAGGTGATTCTCCACCCGTCGATGACGGCCACCATCGATCGCGACGTGGAGCTCGCGATCGCGCGCGCCACGGCGGCACAGCAACAGTGCTTCGTCTTCGACATCAATGGCGCCGGCGACGGAGGCAACGGCCGCTCGATCATCGTCGGGCCGTACGGCGACGTCCTGCACACGGCAGGGCATTCGGAAGAGATGATCCCCATCGAGATCGACGTTGACCGCGTCCGGCGCAGCCGCGAGGTCGGGCTGCGAGGCCTCGGTCAGCCGCTCAAGAGCTTTCGGGACCGGGGTGTGCATTTCTCGGTGTACGACCGGCACTCCAAGCTGACGCACGCATTCGAACAGTTGGGGCCGCTCCAAAAACCCCATCGGGGCACGCGCGCCGGTCTGCGTCCGGTGCACAACGACAAGGAGGCGAAATGA
- a CDS encoding aspartate aminotransferase family protein, protein MPTTSQLIARRKAAVPRGVGMFAGEVSVADASGATLTDADGKQWIDLSGGIGVVNAGHCTAEVVRAIQEQAAKLLHICIHVATYEPYVALCEKLNSLLPHGGPAKTMLVNSGAEAVENAIKIARQATGRSAVICYTGAFHGRTMMGMSLTSKTGYKAGCGPYAPEIYRLPFPSYFHHGDGLPMSRFVERELQRLRDAFLSYVPKNQVAAVILEPVLGEGGFVPAPAGYLQGLRKICDENGVLLICDEVQSGFCRTGRWAAYEHAGIVPDLSTWAKSLGAGMPIGAVVGKAEVMDAAAPGTIGGTYGGNPLACAAALAAIGYMESNNLNARAAEIGERVGRRFETLKKKCSLIADVRGLGAMIAMEFCQDRDPSRPAGPAVTAILERCRERNVLVLPAGAHGNIIRVLSPLVIEDGQLNHALDVIESSVMAVAAGAAA, encoded by the coding sequence ATGCCAACTACATCGCAATTGATCGCAAGAAGAAAAGCGGCTGTGCCGCGCGGCGTGGGAATGTTCGCGGGCGAGGTTTCCGTCGCGGACGCTTCCGGCGCCACCCTCACGGACGCGGATGGCAAACAGTGGATCGATCTATCCGGCGGCATCGGCGTAGTGAATGCCGGACACTGCACCGCGGAGGTGGTCCGCGCCATCCAGGAGCAGGCGGCGAAACTACTGCACATCTGCATCCACGTGGCCACCTATGAGCCGTACGTCGCGCTTTGCGAGAAGCTGAACAGCCTGCTGCCGCACGGCGGCCCCGCCAAGACGATGCTCGTCAACAGCGGCGCGGAGGCGGTGGAGAACGCGATTAAGATCGCGCGCCAGGCCACCGGGCGCAGCGCCGTGATCTGTTACACCGGGGCCTTCCACGGCCGCACGATGATGGGGATGTCGCTGACATCGAAGACCGGCTACAAGGCGGGTTGCGGCCCCTACGCGCCTGAAATCTACCGCCTGCCATTCCCGAGTTACTTCCACCACGGAGACGGCCTGCCAATGAGCCGATTCGTGGAACGGGAACTGCAGCGGCTGCGCGACGCGTTCCTTAGCTATGTGCCGAAGAACCAGGTGGCCGCCGTGATCCTGGAGCCGGTGCTCGGCGAAGGCGGATTCGTCCCCGCGCCAGCCGGGTATTTGCAGGGGCTCCGCAAGATCTGCGACGAGAACGGAGTGCTCCTGATCTGCGACGAGGTGCAATCCGGGTTCTGCCGCACAGGGCGGTGGGCGGCTTATGAGCACGCGGGCATCGTGCCGGATCTCTCGACGTGGGCCAAGTCATTGGGAGCGGGGATGCCGATCGGCGCCGTGGTCGGGAAGGCGGAGGTGATGGACGCCGCCGCTCCTGGCACGATAGGCGGAACCTACGGCGGCAACCCGTTGGCGTGCGCGGCGGCGCTGGCGGCGATTGGCTACATGGAGTCGAACAACCTTAACGCGCGGGCGGCCGAGATCGGCGAGCGCGTGGGCCGCAGGTTCGAGACGCTCAAGAAGAAGTGCAGCCTCATTGCCGACGTGCGCGGTCTCGGCGCGATGATCGCCATGGAATTCTGCCAGGACCGCGATCCAAGCCGGCCGGCCGGACCGGCCGTCACCGCCATTCTCGAGCGCTGCCGCGAGCGGAATGTGCTGGTGCTGCCGGCCGGCGCTCACGGCAACATCATCCGGGTGTTGTCGCCGCTGGTGATCGAAGACGGCCAATTGAACCATGCCCTCGACGTGATTGAATCGTCGGTGATGGCGGTGGCCGCGGGGGCTGCTGCTTGA
- a CDS encoding CBS domain-containing protein — protein sequence MDLALSMLARYLRDHPEQAARELERIAPEECAAILADHSPDHAAPVLHAMAAIAGAEALELMETPSAIALLCRIPAGLATVLLRRISLPSRESLLLACPDPWGTAIRECARVPGLSVGAMMETRAPVFPEDWTVAEVRDRLTARPALFAGDIFVTDRDHRLRGRIELRRLFEHGGNRALSGILQPDVPTVAIHGAVRFLHDDPLWERCDVLPVVDGGGLFAGVLSHRALRSLASPAAAGPAEPGVVLVDIAELAWTGCVAAIDVAASIAPLKAASKPRGAG from the coding sequence ATGGACCTCGCGCTTTCCATGCTGGCCCGCTACCTGCGGGACCATCCGGAACAGGCTGCCCGCGAGTTGGAGCGCATCGCGCCGGAGGAGTGCGCCGCGATTCTCGCCGATCATTCCCCGGACCACGCTGCTCCCGTCCTCCACGCCATGGCCGCCATCGCAGGGGCCGAAGCTCTGGAGCTGATGGAGACGCCGTCGGCAATTGCGCTGCTTTGCCGCATCCCCGCCGGGCTGGCCACCGTCCTGCTGCGCCGGATCAGTCTCCCTTCCCGCGAGAGCCTTCTATTGGCGTGCCCGGACCCCTGGGGAACGGCGATTCGCGAATGCGCCCGCGTGCCGGGTCTCTCCGTCGGCGCGATGATGGAAACACGCGCTCCGGTGTTTCCGGAAGATTGGACCGTGGCGGAGGTTCGCGACCGGCTGACAGCCCGCCCGGCGCTTTTCGCCGGCGATATCTTCGTCACGGACCGCGATCATCGCCTTCGCGGACGCATCGAACTGCGGCGCTTGTTCGAACACGGCGGTAACCGCGCCCTCAGCGGCATCCTGCAGCCGGACGTGCCGACCGTGGCGATCCACGGCGCCGTGCGCTTCCTCCACGACGATCCGCTTTGGGAGCGATGCGATGTGTTGCCGGTGGTGGACGGCGGCGGCCTGTTCGCCGGCGTTCTCTCGCACCGGGCGCTGCGTTCTCTCGCCTCGCCGGCGGCGGCCGGGCCGGCGGAACCCGGCGTGGTTCTCGTCGATATCGCCGAACTCGCGTGGACCGGATGCGTCGCCGCCATCGACGTGGCCGCCTCGATCGCTCCACTGAAGGCGGCCTCGAAGCCGCGCGGGGCCGGGTAG
- a CDS encoding biotin carboxylase: protein MKTLRGISDIRRYFYRNQTPTYFVSATCFNLLGMDEWVRGFKYINYIDCFDGAHPNIIMPSEKTDRVFNSIEEINNYLLEHKEIVRYIQSRGPGRAVFLFFDESTEALCKELGLELCFPAAKLREAVDNKVEATRIGDEAGVPSVPNTLGKVGRWEDLVEVAKKAGLGDDWVVQTAFGDSGHTTFFIKNKDDYAKHAAEIEAEPEVKVMKRIRPRGSALEACVTSHGTIVGPLMTELVGFKELTPYRGGWCGNEVFAGAFSHDLRDKARRMTFQYGEALRKRGYRGYFEVDYLHDLDSGELYLGEVNPRITGASSMTNLAAFAHADAPLFLFHLLEFSGVDFELDVEELNARWSDPLNIDNWSQMVIKHPADSVEYITHAPRSGVWELRPDGHAEFVRVQTHRRTVDVESRGFFLRFAGPGDYFYEGADLGILVTPGRLMTDDFELTDRAKRWIGALRAQYASRPLSGGENKQAERVAEVAGFKFL, encoded by the coding sequence ATGAAAACTCTGCGTGGGATCTCCGACATCCGCCGCTACTTCTACCGCAACCAGACGCCCACTTATTTCGTGAGCGCCACCTGTTTCAACCTGCTTGGGATGGATGAGTGGGTGCGCGGGTTCAAGTACATCAACTACATCGATTGCTTCGACGGCGCGCACCCGAACATCATTATGCCTTCGGAGAAGACAGACCGTGTCTTCAACAGCATCGAAGAGATCAACAACTACCTGCTGGAACACAAGGAGATCGTGCGCTACATCCAGTCGCGCGGTCCGGGGCGGGCCGTGTTCCTCTTCTTCGACGAGTCCACCGAGGCCCTGTGCAAGGAGTTGGGGCTCGAGTTGTGCTTCCCGGCGGCCAAGCTGCGTGAAGCGGTGGACAACAAGGTGGAGGCCACGCGGATCGGCGACGAGGCGGGAGTGCCTAGCGTGCCGAACACGCTCGGCAAGGTGGGCCGGTGGGAGGACCTGGTCGAGGTCGCGAAGAAGGCCGGCCTCGGCGACGACTGGGTGGTGCAGACCGCGTTCGGTGATTCCGGCCACACCACGTTCTTCATCAAGAACAAAGACGACTACGCGAAACACGCCGCCGAGATCGAGGCCGAACCGGAAGTGAAGGTGATGAAGCGCATTCGCCCTCGCGGCTCCGCGCTCGAGGCCTGCGTCACCAGCCACGGCACCATCGTCGGTCCGCTGATGACAGAGTTGGTGGGCTTCAAGGAGCTGACACCCTATCGCGGCGGCTGGTGCGGAAACGAAGTGTTCGCCGGAGCGTTCTCGCACGATCTTCGCGACAAGGCGCGCAGGATGACCTTTCAGTACGGCGAAGCGCTGCGGAAGCGGGGCTACCGGGGGTATTTCGAAGTCGATTACCTGCACGACCTCGACAGCGGCGAACTGTACCTCGGCGAGGTGAATCCTCGCATCACCGGCGCCAGCTCCATGACCAACCTCGCCGCGTTCGCCCACGCCGACGCACCTCTGTTTCTCTTCCACCTGCTCGAGTTCTCCGGCGTCGATTTCGAACTCGACGTCGAAGAGCTGAACGCGCGGTGGTCCGATCCGTTGAACATCGACAACTGGTCGCAGATGGTGATCAAGCACCCCGCCGACTCGGTCGAGTACATCACGCATGCCCCTCGCAGCGGCGTTTGGGAGCTACGCCCGGACGGGCACGCCGAGTTCGTTCGCGTGCAGACGCATCGGCGCACGGTGGATGTGGAGTCGCGCGGATTCTTCCTCCGTTTCGCCGGTCCGGGCGACTATTTCTACGAAGGGGCCGACCTGGGGATCCTTGTGACACCCGGCCGCCTCATGACCGACGATTTCGAGCTGACCGATCGGGCCAAGCGCTGGATCGGCGCGCTGCGCGCCCAATACGCCTCCAGGCCGCTTAGCGGCGGCGAGAACAAACAGGCGGAGCGGGTTGCCGAGGTGGCCGGGTTCAAGTTCCTGTAG
- the corA gene encoding magnesium/cobalt transporter CorA, protein MQVAKQPELPPGFRVGTLAVEPDHLPTRVTVLSYDSARATEQVVPVTGEAAIGTGTGGFRWIHIQGLGDLEPIRAIGLSLGLPAFVIEDLTETGQRPKSEWLDPDTIERGVLLIARAPSSGRRQESRLEQIGIAAGPGFVLTVQESHSDLLRPVWDRILLGDAKLRSMGPTRLSYEIVDRIVDRFYPALEQIGDRLEALEDRLMDAFEEGILAEVNEVRTELINLRRVSWPQREAIQRLARNEKAFFPAELEGPLRECYDHCLHVAETIDSYRELVGAINGTYLAVVGNRTNEVMRVLTIMATVFIPLTFIAGIYGMNFENMPELKMRYGYPAVWAVMLVTALGLLLYFRRKGWIRWGGGSAS, encoded by the coding sequence GTGCAAGTAGCGAAACAACCCGAACTGCCGCCTGGATTCCGAGTCGGGACGCTCGCGGTCGAACCCGACCACCTGCCGACCCGCGTTACCGTTCTCAGCTACGACAGCGCCCGCGCCACCGAGCAAGTGGTTCCCGTCACCGGCGAGGCCGCGATCGGCACGGGCACGGGCGGTTTCCGTTGGATCCATATCCAAGGACTTGGCGACCTCGAGCCGATCCGGGCTATCGGGCTATCGCTCGGCCTGCCCGCGTTCGTCATCGAGGATCTCACCGAGACGGGCCAGCGGCCCAAGTCCGAGTGGCTCGATCCGGACACCATCGAGCGCGGTGTGTTATTGATCGCGCGCGCTCCATCCTCCGGGCGCCGGCAGGAGTCCCGGCTGGAACAAATCGGAATCGCGGCGGGCCCGGGCTTCGTGCTCACCGTCCAGGAGTCGCACTCGGACCTTCTGCGCCCGGTGTGGGACCGAATCCTTCTGGGAGACGCGAAACTTCGGAGCATGGGCCCCACCCGGCTGAGCTACGAGATCGTCGACCGCATCGTGGACCGGTTCTATCCGGCTTTGGAGCAGATCGGCGATCGCCTGGAAGCGCTGGAAGACCGGCTCATGGACGCCTTCGAGGAAGGGATTCTGGCCGAAGTGAACGAGGTCCGGACCGAGTTGATCAACCTGCGCCGCGTGAGCTGGCCGCAACGGGAGGCCATCCAGCGGCTGGCGCGCAACGAGAAGGCATTCTTTCCGGCTGAGCTCGAAGGCCCGCTGCGCGAATGCTACGACCACTGCCTCCACGTGGCGGAGACCATCGACTCCTATCGCGAACTCGTGGGCGCGATCAACGGGACCTATCTTGCCGTGGTGGGCAATCGCACCAACGAAGTGATGCGGGTTCTTACGATCATGGCGACGGTTTTCATCCCGCTCACGTTCATCGCCGGCATCTATGGAATGAACTTCGAGAACATGCCGGAGTTGAAGATGCGCTACGGATACCCTGCCGTGTGGGCCGTGATGCTGGTGACGGCGCTCGGGCTGCTTTTGTACTTCCGGCGAAAGGGATGGATCCGGTGGGGTGGGGGGAGCGCGAGCTGA
- a CDS encoding aminotransferase class I/II-fold pyridoxal phosphate-dependent enzyme — translation MRRIVGDREFRAYYDGAQFRSDAWNELKMATARLARSAETSGPDLDELREAVVDTLGVLGQIEAYWAFPGERACRYLRRMAERNWYRALADQTAYFGRMLESDDYRRRGVREIFRELDDSPAEPAREQPSEGSMSERRPYFEVLVVDKLSQEEEDTVRSGMLSMRRSEDEFIYDLVFAPSCEDAIIAALFNHNVQACVLRYNFPRESKVKLPELRDYLSLPDQDLLEDLDAHDPSVALGRVLKSARPELDLFIVTDDPIESLAGRTGGIFRRVFYRQEDYLELHLSILKGIDDRFETPFFKALKEYSLKPTGVFHALPISRGKSINKSHWIGDMGDFYGPNIFLAETSSTTGGLDSLLQPTGPLKEAQEKMARAYGSRRSYLVTNGTSTANKIVMQALCRPGDIVLVSHDCHKSHHYALMLAGSMPIYLDAYPRQRYSMYGGVPLEEIKRTLFHLKKAGKLDRVRMLLLTNCTFDGIVYHPEMVMREVLAIKPDMIFVWDEAWFAFARFTVTYRGRTGMESAQRLRTMFRSDEYRQRYQEWKQEFDQLDPEDEATWTKHPLLPDPDASRIRVYATQSTHKTLTSLRQGSVIHVRDQDFARHVDEAFEEAYMTHTSTSPNYQILASLDVGRRQVELEGYELVATAVELAMTLRQRLEEHPLLSKYFALLRIEDLIPPEYRSSHLTRYYDPKDGYRAMAGAWRSDEFVLEPQRVTVHVGATGVEGDVLRKMLIERFDIQINKTSRNTLLFMLNIGTTRGSIAYLLEVLLKIAQEIEDQAEDRSPLAERQHGARVHALTEEMPPLPNFSRFHRNFQPEPESGTPEGNLRKAFFLAYDEANCEFLAMGGPLEAEMDSGREIVSASFVTPYPPGFPILVPGQILSAEILSYFKALDVKEIHGYNPKFGLRVFRREVLGEAAAVSQEEMTSA, via the coding sequence ATGAGAAGAATCGTCGGAGACCGCGAATTTCGGGCCTACTATGACGGAGCCCAGTTTCGCTCCGATGCCTGGAACGAGTTGAAAATGGCAACGGCGCGTCTGGCCAGGAGCGCCGAAACTTCAGGGCCGGATCTCGACGAGCTGCGCGAAGCCGTGGTGGACACGCTCGGCGTGCTCGGCCAGATCGAGGCCTACTGGGCGTTCCCGGGCGAGCGCGCCTGCCGCTATCTGCGCCGGATGGCCGAGCGGAACTGGTATCGCGCCCTGGCCGACCAGACGGCCTACTTCGGCCGGATGCTCGAGAGCGACGACTATCGCCGCCGCGGCGTACGCGAGATCTTTCGCGAACTCGACGACTCGCCCGCCGAGCCGGCGCGCGAGCAGCCGTCCGAAGGCTCGATGAGCGAGAGGCGCCCGTACTTCGAGGTCCTGGTCGTCGACAAGCTCTCCCAGGAAGAGGAAGACACCGTCCGATCCGGAATGCTCAGCATGCGCCGGTCCGAGGACGAGTTCATCTATGATCTGGTCTTCGCGCCGAGCTGTGAAGACGCCATCATCGCCGCGCTGTTCAATCACAACGTGCAGGCATGCGTACTGCGCTACAACTTCCCGCGGGAATCCAAGGTGAAGCTTCCGGAACTCCGCGACTACCTGTCGCTTCCAGACCAGGATCTGCTCGAGGACCTCGACGCTCACGACCCGAGCGTTGCGCTCGGCCGCGTGCTCAAGTCCGCCCGCCCCGAACTCGACCTGTTCATTGTCACCGACGACCCCATCGAAAGCCTCGCCGGTCGTACCGGCGGCATCTTCCGCCGCGTGTTCTACCGCCAGGAGGACTACCTCGAGCTTCATCTGAGCATCCTCAAGGGCATCGACGACCGCTTCGAGACACCCTTCTTCAAGGCGCTCAAGGAATACAGTCTGAAGCCGACCGGAGTCTTCCATGCGCTGCCCATCTCGCGCGGCAAGTCCATCAACAAATCACACTGGATCGGCGACATGGGCGACTTCTACGGCCCGAACATCTTCCTGGCGGAGACTTCGTCCACCACGGGCGGGCTCGACAGCCTGCTCCAGCCCACCGGTCCGCTGAAGGAGGCGCAGGAGAAGATGGCCCGCGCCTACGGTTCCAGGCGCAGCTACCTCGTCACCAATGGAACCTCGACGGCCAACAAGATCGTGATGCAGGCGCTGTGCCGGCCGGGCGACATCGTGCTGGTATCGCACGACTGCCACAAGTCGCACCACTACGCGCTCATGCTCGCGGGCTCGATGCCGATTTACCTCGACGCCTACCCGAGGCAGCGCTACTCGATGTACGGCGGCGTTCCGCTCGAGGAGATCAAGCGCACGCTGTTCCACTTGAAGAAGGCCGGCAAGCTGGACCGCGTGAGGATGCTCCTGCTCACCAACTGCACGTTCGACGGGATCGTGTATCACCCGGAGATGGTGATGCGAGAGGTGCTTGCGATCAAACCCGACATGATTTTCGTGTGGGACGAAGCATGGTTCGCCTTCGCCCGGTTCACGGTCACCTATCGCGGCCGAACCGGGATGGAGAGCGCGCAACGGCTTCGCACCATGTTCCGAAGCGACGAGTACCGCCAGCGCTACCAGGAGTGGAAGCAGGAGTTCGATCAGCTCGACCCGGAAGACGAAGCCACGTGGACGAAGCATCCGCTGCTGCCGGACCCGGATGCGTCCCGAATTCGCGTCTATGCCACGCAATCCACCCACAAGACGCTCACATCGCTGCGCCAGGGCTCGGTGATCCACGTCCGCGACCAGGATTTCGCGCGCCACGTCGACGAAGCCTTCGAGGAGGCGTATATGACGCACACCTCGACGTCGCCGAACTACCAGATCCTCGCGTCGCTCGACGTGGGGCGCCGGCAGGTGGAACTCGAGGGCTACGAACTCGTCGCCACCGCCGTGGAACTCGCGATGACTCTGCGGCAGCGCCTGGAGGAGCACCCGCTGCTCTCCAAGTACTTCGCGTTGTTGCGGATCGAGGATCTGATTCCGCCGGAATACCGGTCGTCCCACCTGACGCGCTACTACGACCCGAAGGACGGTTACCGGGCCATGGCCGGCGCCTGGCGCAGCGACGAGTTCGTGCTCGAGCCGCAACGCGTCACCGTCCACGTGGGAGCCACCGGCGTCGAAGGCGACGTGTTGCGGAAGATGCTCATCGAGCGGTTCGATATCCAGATCAACAAAACCTCGCGCAACACGCTGTTGTTCATGCTGAATATCGGCACCACCCGCGGGTCGATCGCCTACCTGCTCGAAGTGCTGTTGAAGATCGCGCAGGAGATCGAGGATCAAGCCGAGGACCGGAGCCCGCTGGCGGAGCGCCAGCACGGCGCGCGGGTCCACGCGCTTACCGAGGAGATGCCGCCGCTGCCGAACTTCAGCCGGTTTCACCGGAATTTCCAACCGGAGCCGGAGTCCGGCACTCCCGAAGGCAACCTGCGCAAGGCGTTTTTCCTGGCCTATGACGAGGCCAACTGCGAATTCCTCGCGATGGGAGGACCGCTCGAAGCGGAGATGGACTCCGGCAGGGAGATCGTCTCCGCTTCGTTCGTCACGCCCTATCCGCCTGGATTTCCGATTCTCGTTCCGGGACAGATTCTGAGCGCGGAGATTCTGAGCTATTTCAAGGCCCTGGACGTGAAAGAGATCCACGGCTACAACCCCAAGTTCGGGCTGCGCGTATTCCGCCGCGAAGTACTCGGCGAGGCGGCGGCCGTCAGCCAGGAGGAAATGACATCCGCATGA
- a CDS encoding NAD-dependent succinate-semialdehyde dehydrogenase: protein MASAALGLPLDLLPTINSLASLAVTDPATDDVLASVPKGGAPEARSAVDAAAGALPGWRERTAADRSAALRKLAGLIHQRIDDLALLLTAEQGKPLAEARGEIAYAASFIEWAAEEAKRVYGETVPASHTNKRILVLRQPVGVAAIITPWNFPSAMITRKLGPALAAGCTVVIKPANQTPLSAYALGKLALEAGIPEGVVNIVTGDSRAIGDTWLADPRVRKLSFTGSTEVGRVLMAKASQNLIRLSMELGGHAPFLVFDDADVDAAVRGAVATKYRNAGQTCVCANRFYVQAGVYERFAAALTEAVRQMKVGRGTEPGVAIGPLIDDGAVAKVEAHVEDACSKGASIRLGGRRARPGDGLADRFYEPTILEGFDHGMQIAREETFGPVSPLKMFRDEDEAIELANDSEFGLAAYFFTRDASRLMRVAERLEYGIVGANDGAPSTAQAPFGGVKHSGFGREGGKYVMDEYLEIKYVSWGL, encoded by the coding sequence TTGGCATCGGCTGCACTTGGTCTTCCTCTTGATCTTCTCCCTACAATAAACTCCCTGGCATCGCTTGCTGTCACCGATCCGGCCACCGATGACGTGCTGGCGTCGGTTCCCAAAGGAGGCGCGCCAGAGGCTCGATCCGCCGTGGATGCGGCCGCCGGCGCTCTACCCGGATGGCGGGAACGAACCGCCGCGGATCGCTCGGCCGCTTTGCGAAAGCTCGCCGGGCTCATACATCAGCGCATCGACGATCTCGCGCTGCTCCTGACCGCCGAACAGGGCAAGCCGCTTGCGGAGGCGCGGGGCGAAATCGCCTATGCCGCCTCCTTTATCGAGTGGGCGGCCGAAGAGGCGAAACGGGTCTACGGCGAGACGGTGCCGGCATCGCACACCAACAAACGGATCCTGGTGCTGCGGCAGCCGGTGGGCGTAGCGGCCATCATCACGCCGTGGAACTTTCCCTCCGCGATGATCACGCGCAAGCTCGGGCCGGCGCTGGCCGCCGGCTGCACGGTGGTGATCAAGCCGGCGAACCAGACGCCACTTTCAGCCTACGCCCTCGGAAAGCTCGCCTTGGAAGCGGGTATTCCCGAAGGCGTGGTGAACATCGTAACCGGCGATTCGCGGGCGATTGGGGATACGTGGCTCGCGGATCCGCGGGTGCGGAAGCTGAGCTTCACGGGTTCGACTGAGGTCGGCCGGGTCCTGATGGCGAAGGCGTCGCAGAATCTGATTCGACTGTCGATGGAACTCGGCGGCCATGCGCCGTTCCTGGTCTTCGACGATGCCGACGTGGACGCGGCCGTGCGCGGCGCTGTGGCGACCAAGTATCGCAACGCGGGCCAGACGTGCGTGTGCGCGAATCGCTTCTACGTGCAGGCGGGAGTTTACGAACGCTTTGCGGCGGCGCTGACGGAAGCGGTGCGCCAGATGAAGGTCGGGCGGGGAACCGAGCCTGGAGTGGCGATCGGGCCGCTGATCGACGACGGCGCCGTCGCGAAGGTGGAGGCGCACGTGGAGGACGCGTGCTCGAAGGGCGCGAGCATCCGGCTGGGAGGCCGGCGCGCCCGGCCGGGCGACGGTCTGGCGGATCGCTTCTATGAGCCAACGATCCTCGAAGGATTCGACCACGGAATGCAGATCGCGCGGGAGGAAACGTTCGGACCGGTGAGTCCGTTGAAGATGTTCCGCGACGAAGACGAGGCCATCGAACTCGCCAACGATTCCGAGTTCGGCCTCGCGGCGTACTTCTTCACACGCGACGCCTCCCGCCTGATGCGGGTGGCCGAACGTCTCGAGTACGGAATCGTGGGGGCCAACGACGGCGCCCCGTCCACGGCGCAGGCGCCGTTCGGCGGCGTGAAGCATTCCGGCTTCGGACGAGAGGGCGGCAAGTACGTCATGGATGAGTATCTGGAAATCAAATATGTGTCGTGGGGATTGTAA